The genomic DNA CGAGGACATATTCAACATCGTGCGCTTCAACAGCCGGCTGCCCAGCCACACGATCGGGGACTTGCAGGCCCAGGTGTCGGCCGTCGTTACCGGGGTGAGACGGACCCGTGAGATCGCCGACAAGTTCGGGGCCGAGACCCTCACCGCAGCTCTGGACGCCATCAACGTCCACGGCGAGCGCCTGGCGCTGGCGGCCCTGCGGCGAATGCCCAAAGGCACGTGGAGCGCCGAGGACTACATGGACCACGACGGGGTGGATCTCGACAGACCGATAAAGATGGCCGTGACCATCACCATCACCGACGACGAGATGATCGTCGACTGGACGGGGAGCGACGAAGGGGTGCGCGGTCCGATCAACCTACCGCGGGGCTTGACCGAGGCGTTCAACTGCCTGATCTTCAAGGCTCTCACCACTCCCGAATGGCCGGTCACTGCCGGCAACTTCCGCCCGTTGCGGGTGATCACCAAGGAGGGATCGGTGATGCACGCCGTTCCACCCATGCCCACCTTCACCCTGTGGGGTGGATTGCTGGGCGGCGAGGTGATGCTGAAGGCCCTGGCACAGGGGATGCCCGACCGCGTGCCCGCCTGTTCCGGGGGCGACGTGTG from bacterium includes the following:
- a CDS encoding hydantoinase B/oxoprolinase family protein, producing MVDAITTEIIRHGLLSACEEMARNLCRTSYNTVVYETHDYGVGLHDVNGDIAADAPGIAVFTRGNDYGIKRSIEFLGTDSMKPGDVFINNYPYWSSAHTLDPLVFAPIHVDGRLVGFASCRCHVLDLMQKDPGYVLDSTDMYQEGIFFPVVKLYSEGEINEDIFNIVRFNSRLPSHTIGDLQAQVSAVVTGVRRTREIADKFGAETLTAALDAINVHGERLALAALRRMPKGTWSAEDYMDHDGVDLDRPIKMAVTITITDDEMIVDWTGSDEGVRGPINLPRGLTEAFNCLIFKALTTPEWPVTAGNFRPLRVITKEGSVMHAVPPMPTFTLWGGLLGGEVMLKALAQGMPDRVPACSGGDV